From the genome of Rhizobium sp. NXC24, one region includes:
- a CDS encoding polysaccharide biosynthesis/export family protein, giving the protein MLTISALHAQARRKTPGTILGLFLALALSGTAFIDKASAASDDVYHIKPQTRMKVAIVEWVAATGEYKEWTALNGEYVVSQSGTISIPMIGEMTVLDKTTVGVSAEIGDRLKQITGLATAPTASVEVVKYPMIYVTGSVEKPSELEFRPGLTVKQAVAMAGGRERRTSPTGEYNNAQQISYAGEINRMELQLKQLGARRARLMAELNDQTTIDFPMEIKAAPEGSAIKQIMTSEIDVFNARAEAMRQQLQAAAELETLLRNEIDILDEKMTSQDEQVKIAQDELQDISKLVDTKILTTSRKTSLERVVADMQSGKLDLVVASMQAKQKLSETQRDALNLKGQRKTEVGQQLQATETEIEDTKLKRNTTLQLLQIAGASLSRSQSMKAIDLQPLEYWITRGGDAGTTTEVQETTEVQPGDVLDVRYNVSGSLDGTVLSSIDPTQSQ; this is encoded by the coding sequence ATGTTGACAATTTCTGCTCTTCACGCACAAGCCCGCCGGAAGACGCCGGGCACCATCCTCGGCCTGTTCCTCGCCCTGGCACTTTCGGGAACCGCCTTTATCGACAAAGCGAGTGCCGCATCGGACGATGTCTATCACATCAAGCCTCAGACGCGGATGAAGGTAGCGATCGTCGAATGGGTCGCCGCGACCGGCGAATATAAGGAATGGACGGCGCTGAACGGCGAATATGTCGTTTCGCAATCCGGAACGATCTCCATCCCGATGATCGGCGAGATGACGGTCCTCGATAAGACCACTGTAGGTGTCTCCGCAGAAATCGGCGATCGGCTGAAGCAGATCACCGGGCTTGCCACCGCTCCGACGGCGTCCGTCGAAGTGGTGAAATATCCGATGATCTACGTCACCGGTTCAGTCGAGAAGCCGAGCGAGCTGGAATTCCGGCCGGGGCTGACAGTCAAGCAGGCCGTTGCTATGGCCGGCGGCCGCGAGCGCCGCACCAGTCCGACCGGCGAATATAACAATGCGCAGCAGATCAGCTATGCCGGCGAGATTAACCGGATGGAGCTGCAATTGAAGCAGCTCGGCGCTCGGCGCGCCCGGTTGATGGCTGAGCTGAATGACCAGACGACCATCGATTTTCCGATGGAAATCAAGGCGGCGCCCGAAGGCTCGGCCATCAAGCAGATCATGACCAGCGAAATCGATGTCTTCAATGCCAGGGCCGAGGCGATGCGCCAACAGCTTCAAGCTGCCGCCGAGCTCGAAACCTTGCTGCGCAACGAGATCGACATTCTCGACGAGAAAATGACATCCCAGGACGAGCAGGTGAAGATCGCCCAGGACGAATTGCAGGACATTTCCAAGCTGGTCGACACGAAGATCCTCACCACCTCGCGCAAGACCTCCCTGGAACGCGTCGTCGCTGACATGCAGAGCGGCAAGCTCGATCTCGTCGTCGCCTCGATGCAGGCCAAGCAAAAGCTCAGCGAGACCCAACGCGATGCGCTGAACCTCAAAGGGCAGCGCAAGACCGAGGTCGGACAGCAATTGCAGGCGACCGAAACCGAAATCGAAGACACCAAGCTGAAGCGCAACACGACGCTGCAACTGCTGCAGATCGCCGGCGCTTCGCTGTCTCGCTCCCAGAGCATGAAGGCGATCGATCTCCAGCCGCTCGAATATTGGATCACGCGCGGCGGCGATGCAGGCACCACAACCGAGGTGCAAGAAACGACGGAGGTGCAGCCGGGCGATGTGCTGGATGTTCGCTACAACGTTTCCGGCAGCCTGGACGGCACGGTGCTGTCCTCGATCGATCCCACGCAATCCCAATAA
- a CDS encoding oligosaccharide flippase family protein, with protein sequence MDGMPLPPPSSGRFGLPRWLRLRLPSVIGDGASTLVSKIVSQVVQLVVFLVAARVLESAEFGLYAYSSAIVILLVVVAEGGWGEFIMKTECTRDELDQVGTISVISGILITIVGLSIAAVVWFVFHQPWEGMLLCLFSCWFLPSSLSVVYDGLLVARGQLRKQAAIRIASELTGLGVTMLGLWIGWNVFSLVAGRLATLLVGVFASAIVARWYPKPRLTFPFAREILEFSRHILANRLIIFLRSYSGTLAIGSFLGLAEAGYYRVAERIIAAFSELIGEPARMLAWTLFRRATVKIDANGKTSRDVGPAATTFMTLLMAISAPIYLGLSLISSSLIDVVLGDKWAPAAILVTILSVKQVLLTPGYVTEPLLSLSGNIRHMPAALLLNGAISVGLIVLFAPFGVEAAAGSQCLASLISFVVSMHLQRNYGGLAWRRVISDCAYVAVAIAAMAATVYSLGYLAEASALRHLATLAIQVVSGGATYVLTLAILQKLIGIPIPIFAVGRR encoded by the coding sequence ATGGACGGGATGCCCCTTCCCCCTCCATCTTCCGGCCGATTCGGTTTGCCGCGATGGCTTCGCCTGCGCTTGCCGTCCGTCATCGGCGACGGTGCTTCGACCTTGGTTTCGAAGATCGTCTCCCAGGTCGTGCAGCTCGTCGTTTTCCTCGTCGCAGCGCGTGTGCTGGAGTCTGCCGAATTCGGCCTCTACGCCTATAGCTCCGCCATCGTGATCCTGCTCGTCGTTGTTGCCGAGGGCGGCTGGGGCGAGTTCATCATGAAAACGGAGTGCACGCGGGACGAGCTCGACCAGGTCGGCACGATCTCGGTCATCTCCGGAATCCTGATAACGATCGTCGGCCTCTCGATTGCCGCGGTCGTCTGGTTTGTCTTCCATCAGCCCTGGGAAGGCATGCTGCTCTGCCTCTTCAGTTGCTGGTTCCTGCCCTCCTCGCTTTCAGTCGTCTATGACGGACTGCTGGTCGCGAGGGGGCAGTTGCGCAAACAGGCGGCAATCCGTATCGCATCCGAGCTTACCGGGCTGGGCGTGACTATGCTCGGCCTGTGGATAGGTTGGAACGTCTTCTCCCTCGTGGCGGGAAGGCTTGCGACACTGCTCGTCGGCGTATTCGCCTCTGCCATCGTCGCACGTTGGTATCCCAAACCACGCCTCACCTTTCCGTTCGCGCGCGAAATCCTCGAGTTCTCGCGTCATATTCTGGCAAACCGGCTGATCATCTTCCTGCGCTCCTATTCGGGCACACTGGCGATCGGCAGCTTTCTCGGTCTCGCGGAAGCCGGTTATTATCGCGTTGCCGAACGGATCATCGCCGCCTTCTCCGAACTCATCGGCGAGCCGGCGCGCATGCTCGCCTGGACGTTGTTCCGCCGGGCGACCGTCAAGATCGATGCCAACGGCAAAACATCCCGCGATGTCGGTCCCGCCGCGACCACCTTCATGACCCTTCTGATGGCGATCTCGGCGCCGATCTATCTCGGGCTGTCGCTGATTTCATCCAGCTTGATCGACGTGGTGCTCGGCGACAAATGGGCGCCGGCAGCGATCCTCGTGACGATCCTCTCGGTCAAGCAGGTGCTGCTGACGCCCGGCTATGTCACCGAGCCGCTGCTTTCTCTGTCCGGCAATATCAGGCATATGCCTGCCGCGCTGTTGCTCAACGGCGCTATCTCGGTCGGCCTGATCGTTCTCTTCGCGCCCTTCGGCGTCGAGGCGGCGGCTGGTAGCCAATGCCTGGCATCGCTGATTTCCTTTGTGGTATCGATGCATCTGCAGCGCAACTATGGCGGCCTCGCATGGAGGCGGGTGATTAGCGACTGCGCCTACGTTGCCGTTGCCATCGCAGCCATGGCGGCAACGGTCTATTCGCTCGGTTATCTCGCCGAAGCGTCTGCGCTGCGGCACCTGGCAACATTGGCGATCCAAGTGGTGTCCGGCGGAGCGACCTACGTTCTCACCCTTGCGATCCTTCAGAAATTGATAGGGATCCCGATCCCGATCTTTGCGGTCGGCCGACGATAG
- a CDS encoding methyltransferase, TIGR04325 family → MATASLSENKRSILGETVRSLGRSLSPLRAAGGRLRYLSPFPRRFTGAYSSYEAAFAAAKTMPMAGYDHEEITNVGFSKMCQVLPWDYPVMFWMRNLMQEVDGVIDAGGHMGTKYRAFRPLLQFDDSFRWVVYDLPSFTRAGRRLAERDGLTGLTFVDRIEEAAGIPLFLGSGLMQYLDVPLSSLLQRLPALPRHVILNKVALHKRGTVVTLERISGAYVPYQMRDEATFLGDLTQLGYTQVDRWAIPSLSHLIDTHPELGRSESAGFYFRLG, encoded by the coding sequence ATGGCGACGGCATCTTTGTCAGAGAACAAGCGCTCGATCCTTGGCGAAACGGTCCGCAGTCTTGGCCGGTCTTTGTCGCCGCTGCGTGCGGCCGGCGGGCGCCTGCGGTATCTATCGCCATTTCCGCGGCGATTTACCGGAGCTTACAGTTCCTACGAAGCTGCCTTTGCCGCCGCCAAGACCATGCCGATGGCCGGTTACGACCACGAGGAAATCACCAATGTCGGCTTTTCCAAAATGTGCCAGGTCTTGCCATGGGACTATCCGGTGATGTTCTGGATGCGCAACCTGATGCAGGAGGTTGACGGTGTAATCGACGCCGGCGGCCATATGGGAACGAAATACAGGGCTTTCCGGCCGTTGTTGCAGTTCGACGACTCCTTCCGTTGGGTCGTCTACGATCTTCCCTCCTTCACCCGCGCCGGACGGCGCTTGGCGGAGCGCGATGGTCTGACCGGCCTCACCTTCGTCGACCGCATCGAGGAAGCCGCCGGCATACCGCTTTTCCTGGGCTCCGGCTTGATGCAATATCTGGATGTGCCGCTCTCCAGCCTGCTGCAGCGCCTGCCGGCGTTGCCCCGGCATGTGATCCTCAACAAGGTCGCCCTCCACAAGAGAGGCACGGTCGTGACGCTGGAACGAATAAGCGGCGCCTATGTGCCTTATCAGATGCGCGACGAAGCCACCTTCCTCGGCGATTTGACACAGCTCGGTTACACGCAGGTCGACCGCTGGGCGATCCCATCTCTGTCTCACCTCATCGACACCCATCCGGAATTGGGACGGAGCGAAAGCGCCGGCTTCTATTTCCGCCTCGGCTAG
- a CDS encoding glycosyltransferase family 4 protein produces MRPPRPDRVVIINDRSVKVGGASNLAILSADLLQHAGIPVTYFAGDTAGDNPPALDTINLDGLPLTQQGRMNALASGLYSKSAYTALQDLITRKDTPATIYHVHGWSKILSPSIFRALWPVRERVVLHAHDYFLSCPNGGFANYRKNDVCRLTPMSMQCLTTQCDKRGYHEKVWRSARHVLREHFYPTHQTPANIVIVHQRMRDYFDRSGIETDNIEIIRNPVEPFLKQPMQPWKKRDFFFVGRLEPEKGFEDAAMAARLAGISLHIIGDGAGRALLERDYPEVVIHGWKSKEEMRDIIGNARALVVSSRVPEPFGLAALEAVTSGIPVILPDAALLGDEIAELGCGLTFQSGKVETLAGAMRRLAGDNMLIRLMSVNCMRRSSGLAHTPASWRDALITLYDRILERTAASAALAEDYPEAAGQSPIG; encoded by the coding sequence GTGAGGCCACCCCGTCCCGATCGGGTCGTCATCATCAACGATCGCTCCGTCAAAGTTGGCGGAGCATCGAATCTGGCGATCCTTTCTGCCGATCTATTGCAACACGCTGGAATTCCAGTCACCTATTTCGCCGGCGACACCGCCGGCGACAATCCGCCGGCGTTGGACACCATCAATCTCGATGGCCTGCCACTGACCCAGCAAGGCCGGATGAACGCCCTCGCCAGCGGACTATACAGCAAGAGCGCCTATACTGCGCTGCAGGATCTCATCACCCGAAAGGACACGCCAGCTACGATCTACCATGTACATGGCTGGTCGAAGATCCTTTCGCCGTCGATCTTTCGGGCGCTGTGGCCGGTGCGCGAGCGGGTCGTGCTGCACGCCCATGACTATTTCCTATCCTGCCCGAACGGCGGCTTTGCGAACTATCGAAAAAACGATGTGTGCCGCCTCACGCCGATGTCGATGCAATGCCTGACGACGCAGTGCGACAAGCGCGGTTATCACGAGAAGGTCTGGCGATCGGCGCGGCATGTGCTGCGGGAGCACTTTTACCCCACTCATCAAACGCCGGCCAATATCGTCATCGTGCACCAGCGCATGCGCGACTATTTCGACCGTAGCGGTATCGAAACAGACAATATCGAGATCATCCGCAATCCGGTCGAACCCTTTCTGAAGCAGCCGATGCAGCCATGGAAGAAACGCGATTTCTTTTTCGTCGGTCGGCTCGAACCGGAAAAAGGATTCGAGGATGCCGCCATGGCGGCGCGGCTTGCCGGCATAAGTCTCCACATCATCGGCGACGGCGCGGGCCGCGCGCTGCTGGAGCGCGACTATCCGGAGGTGGTCATTCACGGCTGGAAATCCAAGGAGGAGATGCGCGACATCATCGGCAATGCCCGAGCACTCGTCGTTTCCTCGCGCGTTCCGGAGCCTTTCGGGCTCGCCGCGCTGGAAGCGGTGACCAGCGGTATTCCGGTCATCCTTCCAGACGCGGCGCTTCTCGGCGACGAAATTGCCGAGCTCGGCTGTGGACTGACCTTTCAAAGCGGCAAGGTAGAAACGCTTGCCGGCGCGATGCGCCGCCTTGCAGGCGATAACATGTTGATCCGCCTGATGAGCGTCAACTGCATGCGCCGGTCCAGTGGTCTTGCCCATACACCGGCCTCCTGGCGGGACGCACTGATCACCCTCTACGACCGCATTCTCGAGCGCACGGCCGCCTCCGCTGCCCTCGCCGAGGACTATCCGGAAGCTGCTGGACAATCACCAATCGGTTAG
- a CDS encoding type II toxin-antitoxin system RelB/DinJ family antitoxin, whose translation MASDVMVQTQIDAEIKERAAAVLETMGLTVSDAIRILLTRTANEGALPLELVSNSAVHDAWLRAKVLQALEDARPDVDDADEERHFSPGRRHA comes from the coding sequence ATGGCATCGGATGTAATGGTCCAGACTCAAATCGACGCTGAAATCAAAGAACGCGCAGCGGCCGTTCTCGAGACCATGGGATTAACGGTCTCGGATGCCATCCGCATCCTGCTGACCCGTACGGCGAATGAGGGCGCCCTGCCACTCGAACTCGTCAGCAACAGCGCTGTCCACGATGCATGGCTGCGCGCGAAAGTTCTGCAGGCGCTCGAGGATGCCAGACCCGATGTCGATGATGCCGATGAGGAAAGGCATTTTTCCCCAGGGCGAAGGCACGCTTGA
- a CDS encoding metalloregulator ArsR/SmtB family transcription factor, with product MIETDTITAVMRALADPTRRAVFERIVNSDEITVVELTRGSSVTQGAISQHLKSLKQAGLVCERPEGRNVYYRAQPDGLEPLVDWMSHYGVFWRERFADLRNLLKEIDP from the coding sequence ATGATCGAAACCGACACCATAACTGCCGTCATGCGCGCCCTTGCCGATCCCACCCGGCGGGCCGTGTTCGAGCGCATCGTCAATTCCGACGAGATCACCGTGGTCGAATTGACCCGCGGCAGCAGTGTCACGCAGGGCGCCATCTCCCAACATCTCAAGTCCTTGAAACAGGCTGGCCTTGTCTGCGAGCGCCCCGAGGGTCGCAACGTCTATTATCGTGCCCAGCCAGATGGCCTGGAGCCGCTGGTCGACTGGATGAGCCACTATGGCGTCTTCTGGCGCGAACGCTTTGCCGATCTGAGAAACCTGCTGAAGGAAATCGACCCATGA
- a CDS encoding glycosyltransferase, translated as MRVAIVHYWLVSMRGGEKVVEALCDMYPDADIFTLVYDESRVSEKIRRHKVTTSFLQRIPGAIKGYQSLLPLMPFALESFDLSGYDLIISSESGPAKGIIPPPQATHVCYCHSPMRYLWDHYHFYRSNAGLASRLMLPVLAPLLRTWDVNTSLRVDRFIANSHHVSARIGKYYRRPATVLYPPVSVDDFIPAAATEDFYLCAGQLIPYKRIDLAVRAFTKMNRNLVIIGEGKEMEKLKRLAGPTITFLGRAPFSVLKEKLARCRALIFPGEEDFGIVPVEAMASGRPVIAFGSGGALETVVPGLSGILFGEQSVEAVVDAVHDFEDHEDAFRPDVLRAHAAQFSLRNFTTGMQAIIDEELLARKPVLPRNDRSTAAIQRLFEGQFPAPAAETPQRVATTDPVTVHAPTF; from the coding sequence ATGCGGGTAGCCATCGTTCATTATTGGCTGGTGTCGATGCGGGGCGGCGAGAAAGTGGTCGAAGCGCTCTGCGACATGTATCCGGACGCCGATATCTTCACGCTCGTCTATGATGAGAGCCGCGTCTCCGAAAAGATCAGGAGACACAAGGTCACGACATCGTTCCTGCAGCGCATCCCCGGCGCCATCAAAGGCTATCAGTCACTGCTGCCACTGATGCCCTTCGCACTGGAGAGCTTCGATCTCAGCGGTTACGATCTGATCATCTCCAGCGAATCAGGCCCGGCAAAGGGCATTATCCCGCCGCCGCAAGCAACGCACGTCTGCTACTGCCACTCGCCGATGCGCTACCTCTGGGACCACTATCATTTCTATCGCTCCAATGCCGGCCTTGCCTCGCGGCTGATGTTGCCGGTGCTGGCGCCGCTGTTGCGGACCTGGGACGTCAACACCAGCTTGCGCGTCGATCGCTTCATCGCCAACTCCCACCATGTCAGCGCCCGCATCGGCAAATATTACCGTCGCCCAGCAACCGTGCTCTACCCGCCGGTCTCGGTGGACGATTTCATCCCGGCGGCGGCAACGGAGGACTTCTACCTCTGCGCCGGCCAGCTCATTCCCTACAAGCGGATCGACCTCGCTGTCCGGGCTTTTACCAAGATGAACCGCAATCTGGTCATCATCGGCGAGGGCAAGGAAATGGAGAAACTCAAACGTTTGGCCGGACCGACCATTACCTTCCTCGGCCGTGCGCCGTTCTCGGTGCTGAAGGAGAAGTTGGCTCGCTGCCGCGCACTGATTTTCCCGGGCGAAGAGGATTTCGGCATCGTTCCGGTCGAGGCCATGGCCAGCGGCCGTCCCGTCATCGCCTTTGGCAGCGGCGGCGCGCTGGAAACGGTCGTTCCAGGCCTCAGCGGTATATTGTTCGGGGAGCAATCCGTGGAAGCAGTGGTGGACGCGGTGCATGATTTCGAAGATCACGAGGATGCTTTCCGTCCGGACGTGCTGCGCGCGCATGCGGCTCAATTCAGCCTTCGCAATTTCACGACAGGCATGCAGGCGATAATCGATGAGGAATTGCTGGCACGTAAACCGGTTCTGCCACGCAACGACCGGAGCACCGCTGCCATCCAACGCCTGTTCGAGGGACAGTTCCCAGCGCCGGCAGCGGAAACGCCGCAACGCGTCGCCACGACCGACCCGGTGACGGTGCACGCGCCGACTTTTTGA
- a CDS encoding glycosyltransferase produces MAVHEIGKSVPGAQSEAKRSNGSEYISFRDIWRFMQRHVLIFITFTAMGLGIGSYYVMTTQPIYQATTRLVMDPEQGRIASQDAFSGTVIIEAAEIASQVEIVKSEAIARAVIEKLNLSEDPEIVGGMSWQGALRDKLHSISAYFTHSHDEEVKPVPTQDDLMRRTMASFLSRVSVNRVGQSYILEIGYSSTDPRKAALAANAIAAAYIRTGLTERASAAQSGAKWLETRLIEVGRQAREAAMSVEEFRAKNGIMEISASSSLDQQQLSEISSQALAARAQTAAESAKLATLTRLMAGEKVEGDVDETINNPRIQKLQEDLSTATTKLNNLTSRYDAGNPAIAAAQDEINRLKSEMQREFSRIQAVYRSNLEVAQTREKLLNDELAALTETGTDKNLARVELSEMESRATTYRRMYESILQQLIGALQKESFPLGNARIVTAAAVPLTKNWPKSSIVIPFSAMLGLALGLGMALLRDGMDRRVSSSEKLRRELGITSLGHVPVYAGPSFVPGHIVGGGSTWRRTMSPLRSVLDTPYSQFSEALRGVKHSVDSAFQPNAPMVIGITSVGTGEGKTTIATNLAQLYQNEGTSVVLVDADFLNARLSGVAMESGADFGMDLLRMNEVPRRYSVAHENGLSIATIDHDPEIDRLSSQPYGSGIPVVTVDETEKSVAAFQRYGHLPALKAEIDLLRRRYKVVIVDMSAFEDSADTRVICSYLEGIVVVVGHTNKMTVERLSDALASFGTTPINILGIIANRSSEKRRHAERHHWWRKPQPRETRFSAKRLEGRPAGRPLKLVVGIASAGRRDILSSILPHMARQTRKPDEVVVCLASPEDIDPSCLRDLDFPVRVLISERGLCRQRNRILDNIPDSDVVLFVDDDFLMTPNYLEETERLFQFHPDIVMCTGTVLADGITGPGISVRDGLRMVESKSRRRSDPTAQFQPVYNAYGCNMAVRTTIIKAGNLRFDENLPFYGWLEDVDFSRIVARYGQVVSAKQLEGVHLGTKVGRSAGVRLGYSQIANPVYLMRKRTMSVRHASIQIGRNLAANLVKAWRPEPWVDRKGRLKGNAMACLDLLKGRLAPQNVEALE; encoded by the coding sequence ATGGCAGTTCACGAGATTGGTAAAAGCGTACCCGGAGCTCAATCCGAGGCCAAGCGATCAAACGGAAGCGAATATATTTCCTTTCGCGATATTTGGCGGTTCATGCAGCGTCATGTGCTGATCTTCATCACCTTTACCGCGATGGGGCTCGGCATCGGCTCATACTACGTGATGACCACCCAGCCGATCTATCAGGCTACAACCCGCCTGGTGATGGATCCGGAACAAGGCCGCATTGCGTCCCAGGACGCCTTCAGCGGCACGGTCATCATCGAGGCTGCGGAAATCGCCAGCCAGGTTGAGATCGTCAAATCGGAGGCCATCGCCCGCGCGGTGATCGAGAAGCTCAATCTCAGTGAAGACCCCGAGATCGTCGGGGGCATGTCGTGGCAGGGAGCCCTGCGTGACAAACTGCATAGCATCAGCGCCTATTTCACCCACAGCCACGACGAAGAAGTAAAGCCTGTCCCGACCCAAGACGATCTGATGCGCCGCACTATGGCCTCGTTTCTCTCCAGGGTCTCGGTCAACCGTGTCGGCCAATCCTACATTCTGGAAATCGGCTATAGTTCCACCGATCCGCGTAAGGCGGCACTGGCGGCGAACGCGATCGCCGCCGCCTATATCCGCACGGGGCTGACCGAGCGCGCCTCCGCCGCACAAAGCGGCGCGAAATGGTTGGAGACGCGGCTGATCGAGGTCGGGCGGCAGGCCCGCGAGGCCGCAATGAGCGTCGAAGAGTTCCGTGCCAAGAACGGCATCATGGAAATCAGCGCCTCCTCCTCGCTCGATCAGCAGCAATTGTCCGAAATCAGTAGCCAGGCGCTGGCAGCCCGGGCACAGACGGCCGCAGAATCCGCCAAGCTTGCGACGCTCACCCGGCTTATGGCCGGCGAGAAGGTCGAGGGCGATGTCGACGAGACGATCAACAATCCGCGCATACAGAAACTGCAGGAAGATCTGAGCACTGCAACGACCAAGCTCAACAACCTGACCAGCCGGTATGATGCCGGCAACCCGGCAATCGCGGCTGCGCAGGACGAGATCAATCGGCTGAAAAGCGAGATGCAGAGGGAGTTTTCCCGCATCCAAGCGGTCTATCGCTCCAATCTGGAAGTAGCCCAAACCCGGGAGAAGCTGCTCAACGACGAGCTGGCCGCGCTGACGGAAACCGGTACCGACAAGAACCTGGCGCGTGTCGAACTTTCCGAAATGGAGAGCCGCGCAACGACCTATCGCCGCATGTATGAAAGCATCCTGCAGCAATTGATCGGCGCGCTGCAGAAGGAATCCTTCCCGCTCGGCAATGCCCGCATCGTGACGGCTGCCGCCGTGCCGCTGACGAAGAACTGGCCGAAATCCTCGATCGTCATTCCTTTCTCCGCCATGCTCGGCCTTGCCTTGGGACTTGGGATGGCGCTGCTGCGTGACGGCATGGACCGGCGCGTCAGCTCCAGCGAAAAGCTGCGGCGCGAACTCGGCATCACCTCGCTCGGCCATGTGCCTGTCTATGCCGGCCCGTCCTTCGTGCCCGGCCATATCGTAGGCGGTGGCTCGACGTGGCGACGAACCATGTCACCGCTGAGATCCGTGCTCGATACACCCTACTCGCAATTTTCCGAAGCCTTGCGTGGCGTAAAACATTCGGTCGACTCCGCCTTCCAGCCGAATGCGCCGATGGTGATTGGTATCACTTCGGTCGGCACAGGCGAAGGCAAGACGACGATCGCGACCAATCTCGCTCAGCTCTATCAGAACGAGGGCACATCCGTGGTGCTGGTCGACGCCGATTTCCTCAATGCCCGCCTCAGCGGCGTGGCAATGGAATCGGGCGCGGATTTCGGCATGGATCTGCTGCGCATGAACGAAGTGCCGCGGCGTTATTCAGTCGCACATGAAAACGGCTTGTCCATCGCAACGATCGATCATGATCCGGAGATCGACAGGCTGTCGTCGCAGCCCTATGGCAGCGGCATTCCCGTCGTCACGGTCGACGAGACGGAGAAATCCGTTGCCGCATTCCAGCGCTATGGCCATCTGCCGGCGCTCAAGGCGGAAATCGATCTGCTGCGCCGGCGCTACAAGGTGGTCATCGTCGACATGTCGGCCTTCGAAGACTCCGCCGATACACGCGTCATCTGCTCCTATCTCGAAGGCATCGTCGTCGTTGTCGGCCATACCAACAAGATGACGGTGGAGCGGCTGTCCGACGCGCTTGCAAGCTTTGGTACGACGCCGATCAATATCCTCGGCATCATCGCCAACCGCAGCAGCGAAAAGCGCCGGCATGCCGAGCGCCATCACTGGTGGCGCAAGCCGCAGCCGCGCGAAACCCGCTTTTCCGCCAAGCGGCTCGAAGGCCGTCCGGCTGGCCGCCCGCTCAAGCTGGTCGTCGGCATCGCCAGTGCCGGCCGGCGGGACATCCTGTCCTCGATCCTTCCGCATATGGCGCGCCAGACGCGCAAGCCGGACGAAGTGGTCGTCTGCCTCGCCTCGCCGGAGGACATCGATCCGAGCTGCCTGCGCGATCTCGATTTTCCGGTGCGCGTGCTGATTTCCGAACGGGGACTCTGCCGCCAGCGCAACCGGATCCTCGACAACATTCCCGATTCGGACGTCGTCCTCTTCGTCGATGATGATTTCCTGATGACGCCGAACTACCTCGAGGAGACGGAACGGCTGTTCCAATTCCATCCGGACATCGTCATGTGCACCGGCACGGTGCTTGCAGACGGGATCACCGGCCCCGGCATCTCCGTTCGCGACGGGCTGCGAATGGTGGAATCGAAGAGCCGGCGGCGGTCGGATCCGACGGCCCAGTTCCAGCCGGTCTACAACGCCTATGGTTGCAACATGGCGGTCCGCACCACGATCATCAAAGCCGGCAATCTGCGCTTCGACGAGAACCTGCCCTTCTATGGCTGGCTCGAGGATGTCGATTTCAGCCGGATCGTCGCCCGCTACGGCCAAGTGGTCAGCGCCAAGCAGTTGGAAGGCGTGCATCTCGGCACGAAGGTCGGCCGCTCGGCCGGCGTCCGGCTCGGTTATTCGCAAATCGCCAATCCCGTCTATCTCATGCGCAAGCGAACCATGAGCGTCCGTCACGCGTCCATCCAGATCGGCCGCAACCTAGCCGCCAACCTCGTCAAAGCCTGGCGGCCCGAGCCGTGGGTCGACCGCAAGGGACGGCTGAAGGGCAATGCGATGGCCTGTCTCGATCTGCTGAAGGGCAGGCTTGCGCCGCAAAACGTCGAAGCGCTGGAGTAA
- a CDS encoding sugar transferase, with translation MLSAFDGYAHDEQPLRDLKQTARRSRAKRSVDILLSAVGLLFLAPALLVIAIALLLVDGRPIIYRHTRVGREGRPFQCLKFRSMRKDADKRLAELLEREPERKREWLATQKLMNDPRVHWLGKYLRMSSADELPQLLNVLRGEMSLVGPRPVVAAELERYGSQLYCYLALQPGITGLWQVNRCADTSYEERVQFDVDYYHACSFWTDVAILWKTVGVVLLARNEKERLTK, from the coding sequence ATGCTGTCGGCTTTTGATGGCTATGCTCATGATGAGCAACCGCTTCGTGATTTGAAACAGACAGCAAGGCGCAGCCGCGCCAAGCGTAGCGTCGATATACTGCTTTCGGCCGTAGGCCTGCTGTTTCTCGCCCCGGCGCTTCTTGTAATCGCCATCGCGCTGCTATTGGTCGATGGCCGCCCCATCATCTACCGCCATACCCGCGTCGGCCGAGAGGGCCGCCCGTTCCAATGCCTGAAGTTCCGTTCCATGCGCAAGGATGCAGACAAGCGCCTGGCTGAGTTGCTGGAGCGGGAGCCGGAACGGAAGAGGGAATGGCTGGCCACGCAGAAGCTGATGAACGATCCGCGCGTCCACTGGCTCGGCAAATATCTGCGCATGAGCAGCGCCGATGAACTGCCGCAGCTTCTCAACGTGCTGCGTGGCGAGATGAGCTTGGTCGGGCCACGCCCGGTGGTGGCCGCGGAACTTGAGCGCTACGGATCGCAATTGTACTGCTACCTGGCACTACAGCCCGGCATCACCGGCCTATGGCAGGTCAACCGCTGCGCCGACACCTCCTATGAGGAGCGGGTACAGTTCGATGTCGACTACTACCATGCATGCTCATTCTGGACGGACGTCGCCATTCTCTGGAAGACCGTCGGCGTCGTGCTGCTTGCCCGCAATGAAAAGGAACGACTCACCAAATGA